In Virgibacillus sp. NKC19-16, a single genomic region encodes these proteins:
- a CDS encoding YitT family protein, whose amino-acid sequence MIKKIVAIITGSFFIAVGINYFVIPHHLLDGGIIGLGLIGKYAFSLQPGLTIILLSIPLYMIAFFYNRRYFYNGIHGLLISSFFIDLLRPLSLFEEMPMLISSLTGGLLIGTGVGLMLLTETSTGGLDLLALILSKITAINVGVFIFIIDGIVLLFGWIVISEVTIIYSSLMVFMVGLTTSTITRAGTV is encoded by the coding sequence GTGATTAAAAAAATTGTTGCCATAATTACAGGAAGTTTCTTTATTGCAGTTGGCATTAATTATTTTGTTATCCCGCATCATTTACTGGATGGTGGAATCATTGGGCTGGGATTAATCGGAAAATATGCATTTAGTCTGCAACCCGGGTTGACGATTATTCTGCTTAGTATCCCTTTATACATGATTGCCTTTTTTTACAATCGGAGGTACTTTTACAACGGCATACATGGACTTTTAATATCCTCTTTCTTTATTGACTTATTACGGCCACTATCATTGTTCGAAGAGATGCCAATGCTGATTAGTTCATTAACTGGAGGACTCCTTATCGGAACAGGGGTTGGTCTGATGCTGTTAACAGAAACAAGTACAGGCGGATTAGACCTGTTGGCATTAATACTTTCAAAAATAACAGCTATTAACGTCGGCGTTTTTATTTTCATTATTGATGGTATCGTTTTATTGTTTGGTTGGATTGTCATTTCGGAAGTGACCATTATTTACTCGAGTTTGATGGTTTTTATGGTTGGGTTGACGACTTCAACGATTACAAGGGCGGGGACGGTTTAA
- a CDS encoding metal ABC transporter ATP-binding protein, whose product MTEPVVSMKNISYAYEQTNVLHHVNFEIPRGAFMGLLGPNGGGKTTLIKLILGLMKPDTGSIQLLDQPIEKFKEWDKFGFVSQKANSFNKGFPATVYEVVSMGLTAKVGYLRFFKKEHKEKILRAIDQVGMLEYAYENVGNLSGGQQQRVFIARSLVNEPELLILDEPTVGVDNENVRRFYDLLHQINEERNITLLLVTHDTSTMTEHATDIVCLNKTLHFHGNPDEYTSLSEKDLSGFYGHPVNIVTHAN is encoded by the coding sequence ATGACAGAACCAGTTGTTTCCATGAAAAATATAAGTTATGCCTACGAACAAACGAACGTATTACATCATGTTAATTTTGAAATCCCGCGCGGTGCCTTTATGGGATTATTAGGCCCTAACGGGGGTGGGAAAACAACCTTAATCAAACTCATTCTTGGGCTTATGAAACCAGACACCGGATCAATCCAACTTCTTGATCAGCCAATAGAAAAATTCAAGGAATGGGATAAATTCGGATTTGTTTCCCAAAAGGCAAATTCCTTTAATAAAGGATTCCCTGCCACCGTATATGAAGTAGTCTCCATGGGACTTACAGCAAAGGTAGGATACTTGAGGTTTTTCAAAAAAGAACATAAAGAAAAAATCCTCCGAGCCATTGACCAGGTAGGCATGCTTGAATACGCTTATGAAAATGTTGGAAACTTATCAGGGGGACAGCAACAACGTGTGTTTATTGCCCGTTCGTTAGTAAATGAACCGGAGCTTTTAATATTGGATGAGCCGACAGTAGGTGTTGACAATGAAAACGTCCGCCGTTTTTACGACTTGCTGCATCAGATAAATGAAGAACGGAATATCACGCTACTACTCGTAACGCATGACACGAGCACCATGACAGAGCATGCAACAGATATAGTCTGTCTAAATAAAACACTGCATTTCCATGGAAATCCGGACGAATATACTTCACTGTCTGAAAAGGATTTATCCGGATTTTATGGTCATCCCGTAAATATTGTCACACACGCAAATTAG
- a CDS encoding metal ABC transporter solute-binding protein, Zn/Mn family: MNMKIIYGLIILLTIGIFTIGCTPTDGASDNQEGLTIYTSVYPIQYAVDRIGGETVTAESVYPPGVDAHTYEPTSKDMTTIADSDAFIYLGAGMEGFAETAAEALASQDVRLVEIGEHEELFHTDEPQEHNHADESDNESHDGHNHGDHDPHIWIDPERMADMAAIIRDELINLNPDEEEQYNTNFNALEEDLMALDEKYTETLQAKDNKKILVSHAAYGYWEERYGIEQIAINGLSSSSEPSQKELTQIIDQAEEHNLDYIIFEQNSSNRVSEIIQEQIGAESLTIHNLSVLTETDIENNEDYLSLMEKNLETLDKATSK; this comes from the coding sequence ATGAACATGAAAATTATTTACGGTCTTATTATCTTACTTACAATAGGAATATTTACCATTGGGTGCACGCCAACCGACGGAGCATCTGATAATCAAGAAGGGCTTACGATATATACTTCCGTTTATCCGATTCAATATGCAGTTGATCGAATTGGAGGGGAAACCGTTACAGCGGAGTCGGTGTACCCACCTGGTGTAGATGCACACACCTATGAGCCTACTTCAAAAGACATGACGACCATTGCCGACAGCGATGCATTTATTTATCTAGGTGCAGGAATGGAAGGATTTGCGGAAACGGCAGCAGAGGCACTAGCTTCACAGGATGTTCGTTTAGTAGAAATAGGGGAACATGAAGAACTGTTTCATACTGATGAACCACAAGAACATAATCATGCCGATGAATCAGATAACGAATCACATGACGGCCACAATCACGGCGACCATGACCCGCATATATGGATTGATCCAGAGCGCATGGCGGATATGGCTGCTATTATTCGAGATGAATTAATCAATTTAAATCCTGATGAGGAAGAACAATACAACACGAATTTTAACGCATTAGAAGAAGATTTAATGGCACTTGATGAAAAATATACCGAAACATTACAAGCGAAGGACAATAAGAAAATACTAGTCTCTCATGCAGCATACGGGTATTGGGAGGAACGATACGGAATAGAACAGATTGCAATCAATGGATTATCATCAAGCAGTGAACCCTCACAAAAAGAATTAACACAAATCATCGATCAAGCCGAAGAGCATAACCTGGATTATATTATTTTTGAACAAAATAGCTCCAATCGTGTTTCAGAGATTATCCAAGAACAAATCGGTGCTGAAAGCTTAACCATTCATAACTTATCCGTTTTAACAGAAACGGATATCGAAAATAATGAAGACTATCTCTCCTTAATGGAGAAGAATTTAGAAACGCTTGATAAAGCAACTAGTAAATGA
- a CDS encoding metal ABC transporter permease, protein MLADFFEYDFLRYTFLTGILIGIIAPLLGTFIVVRRLSLIADALSHVTLAGIAFGLMLDKFAITFLTPFYSGMIFSVIGSIMIEKLRSVYKAFQELAIPIILSSGVGLSVIFISIADGFNTELFNYLFGSVSAVSQNDFFTILGISIFIILVVILFYKELFTLSFDEEHATISGIHAKRIHLLFIVLTALVIAASIRIVGVLLVSALMTLPVAASMRLAKGFKQMMFLSIVFGELAVIIGLISGYYLSIPPGGTIVMVSIIILLLSIGVKRLNFKKGREAE, encoded by the coding sequence ATGCTAGCAGATTTTTTTGAATATGATTTTTTACGATATACATTTTTAACAGGCATATTAATCGGGATTATTGCGCCGCTACTTGGTACATTTATCGTTGTACGGCGCTTGTCACTCATCGCGGATGCCCTGTCACATGTCACATTGGCAGGGATTGCATTTGGATTAATGCTGGACAAATTCGCAATCACATTTCTGACCCCATTTTACAGTGGGATGATTTTTTCCGTCATCGGTTCTATTATGATAGAGAAACTGCGGAGTGTGTACAAGGCCTTCCAGGAGCTGGCGATTCCCATTATTTTATCCAGTGGTGTTGGTTTAAGTGTCATTTTCATTTCCATTGCAGATGGATTTAATACGGAATTATTCAATTATCTCTTTGGATCTGTTTCAGCCGTCAGCCAGAATGATTTCTTTACGATACTAGGTATTTCTATCTTTATCATCCTTGTTGTTATCCTATTTTATAAGGAACTTTTTACCCTATCCTTTGATGAAGAACATGCGACGATATCCGGAATCCATGCAAAACGCATTCATCTGCTTTTTATCGTTTTAACCGCATTGGTTATCGCAGCTTCGATTCGTATCGTTGGTGTGCTGCTCGTATCTGCATTAATGACATTACCTGTTGCTGCGAGTATGCGCCTGGCCAAAGGATTCAAGCAGATGATGTTCTTATCTATTGTATTTGGTGAACTCGCTGTTATTATAGGATTAATATCCGGCTATTATTTAAGTATCCCACCAGGTGGTACGATTGTTATGGTATCTATTATTATTTTATTACTATCCATTGGCGTAAAACGATTGAACTTTAAGAAAGGCAGGGAAGCTGAATGA
- a CDS encoding VLRF1 family aeRF1-type release factor, with the protein MDLNKEIQKLENVRTDNSNKVFTMYLNTDPSDPEQQAGEWKIHLKNGLRNFEQYLKEDDDKEEQKNFQAVKEKVERFVVGNEQNFLKGIVLFATADGEVWFANRVQMPLETAFYWQETPQLDQLKQLSAEYPKSGIILVQQNEIKVIDVYLNEIEETYSYELDLNINDWREKTTTDTGSGSTNQHTEKFEDRVEANQQRWYKKIAPKLDKQAKDRSWEKIYVIGESDPANELKEQMNKPVNNVIQKNMLDHEESKVLQEVFG; encoded by the coding sequence ATGGACTTAAACAAAGAAATTCAAAAATTAGAGAATGTAAGAACCGATAATTCAAATAAAGTATTTACGATGTACTTAAACACAGATCCATCTGATCCAGAGCAACAGGCTGGAGAATGGAAAATTCATTTAAAAAACGGACTGCGCAATTTTGAACAATATCTAAAGGAAGACGATGATAAGGAAGAACAAAAGAATTTTCAAGCGGTTAAAGAAAAGGTGGAAAGATTCGTTGTAGGCAATGAGCAGAACTTTTTAAAAGGAATTGTATTATTTGCTACTGCGGACGGGGAAGTATGGTTTGCGAACCGTGTACAAATGCCGTTGGAGACAGCATTTTATTGGCAGGAAACACCTCAATTAGATCAATTGAAGCAACTAAGTGCCGAATATCCGAAGTCAGGAATCATACTCGTCCAACAAAATGAGATCAAAGTCATTGATGTCTATTTAAATGAAATAGAAGAAACCTATTCCTATGAGTTGGATCTTAATATAAATGATTGGCGCGAAAAAACGACTACAGATACGGGATCCGGGTCAACCAACCAACATACGGAAAAATTTGAAGACAGAGTTGAAGCGAATCAGCAGCGCTGGTATAAGAAAATCGCACCGAAATTGGATAAGCAGGCAAAGGACAGAAGCTGGGAGAAGATTTATGTCATAGGTGAATCGGACCCTGCTAATGAATTGAAAGAACAGATGAATAAACCTGTTAATAACGTGATCCAGAAGAATATGCTGGATCATGAAGAATCCAAGGTACTTCAAGAAGTATTTGGATAA
- a CDS encoding acyl-CoA dehydrogenase family protein, with amino-acid sequence MGETKERIFKGGAFLVEDLTADDVITPEDFTEEHKMIAKTTEDFVLGEVVPKIDNLENHEFEHSVDLLKKAGELGLLGADVPEEYGGLGLDKISSSLITEKISRGGGFSVTHGGHVGIGSLPIVFFGNDAQKEKYLPKLATGELLAAYALTEPSSGSDAMSAKTTATLNEAGTHYILNGEKQWITNSAFADVFIVYAKIDGEHFSAFIVEREFPGVSTGPEEKKMGIKSSSTRTLVLEDAEVPVENLLGEKGRGHIIAFNILNLGRYKLAVGGVGGSKRALELATKYVNQRKQFDTPISSFSLTQEKLATMASETYANESSVYRTVGLFEQRMGALTDEQLKDGREVARAIAEYQIECSMNKYMATELLDYTADEAVQLHGGYGFMQEYEVERIYRDARINRIFEGTNEINRLLVPGTLLKKAMKGELPLLQKAQGLQEELMMMMPEEVGDETLAQEKYLLKNAKKIVLLGAGLAAQKYMQKIENEQEILVNLADMVAEVYNMEAAILRTEKAINKSGEAENEQKLLYTQVYAQEAFNRIEADAKETLIAVEEGDTLRTMLSSLRKLTRHTPTNVIAKKRKIAVKIIEEEKYSV; translated from the coding sequence ATGGGTGAAACAAAGGAAAGAATTTTCAAAGGCGGGGCATTTTTAGTAGAAGATTTGACTGCAGATGATGTCATTACACCAGAGGACTTCACAGAAGAGCATAAAATGATTGCCAAGACAACGGAAGATTTTGTTTTAGGGGAAGTAGTACCAAAGATTGATAATCTCGAAAACCACGAATTCGAGCATTCCGTAGATTTATTGAAAAAAGCAGGGGAACTCGGACTGCTTGGAGCTGATGTTCCGGAAGAATATGGCGGTCTGGGACTAGATAAAATTAGTTCATCCTTGATTACAGAAAAAATTTCGCGCGGTGGCGGGTTCTCGGTAACGCACGGGGGGCATGTAGGGATCGGTTCCCTTCCGATTGTATTTTTCGGTAATGATGCACAAAAGGAAAAATATTTACCGAAGCTTGCAACAGGTGAGCTTTTAGCTGCATATGCACTAACAGAACCAAGCTCCGGTTCTGACGCGATGAGTGCGAAGACAACAGCTACCTTAAATGAAGCTGGTACTCATTATATTTTAAATGGGGAAAAACAGTGGATCACAAATTCCGCATTCGCTGATGTGTTTATTGTTTATGCAAAAATTGATGGAGAGCATTTCTCGGCGTTTATTGTTGAACGTGAATTCCCGGGGGTATCTACTGGTCCAGAAGAGAAGAAAATGGGGATTAAGAGCTCATCAACCCGAACGCTCGTATTGGAAGATGCGGAAGTACCTGTGGAAAATCTGTTAGGTGAAAAAGGCCGCGGTCACATCATTGCTTTCAATATTCTAAACCTGGGACGTTATAAGCTCGCGGTCGGTGGTGTTGGCGGGTCCAAACGCGCACTGGAATTAGCAACCAAATATGTAAATCAGCGTAAACAGTTTGACACACCAATTTCGAGCTTTTCATTAACACAGGAGAAATTGGCAACGATGGCATCGGAAACATATGCTAATGAAAGCTCCGTTTATCGTACGGTTGGCCTCTTTGAACAGCGTATGGGAGCATTAACAGACGAACAATTAAAAGACGGACGTGAAGTAGCGCGTGCTATCGCTGAATATCAAATTGAATGTTCTATGAATAAATATATGGCTACAGAGTTACTGGATTATACAGCAGATGAAGCGGTCCAATTGCACGGTGGCTATGGATTCATGCAGGAATATGAGGTTGAGCGGATCTATCGTGATGCGCGAATCAACCGAATTTTTGAAGGAACAAATGAAATCAATCGCCTGCTCGTTCCAGGAACATTGCTGAAAAAAGCAATGAAGGGTGAATTGCCATTACTGCAAAAAGCACAAGGACTCCAAGAGGAATTAATGATGATGATGCCAGAGGAAGTTGGCGACGAAACATTAGCCCAAGAGAAATACCTATTGAAAAACGCGAAGAAAATCGTCCTGCTAGGTGCTGGTCTTGCCGCACAGAAATACATGCAGAAGATTGAAAATGAGCAGGAAATTTTAGTGAATCTGGCCGACATGGTTGCAGAAGTCTACAACATGGAAGCAGCCATTCTCCGTACAGAAAAAGCAATTAATAAGTCAGGTGAAGCGGAAAATGAACAAAAACTGCTTTATACACAAGTATATGCACAGGAAGCATTCAACCGTATCGAAGCAGATGCAAAAGAAACGTTAATCGCAGTGGAAGAAGGCGATACATTGCGCACAATGTTGTCTTCACTAAGAAAATTGACACGTCACACACCAACAAATGTGATTGCCAAAAAAAGGAAAATAGCTGTGAAGATCATCGAGGAAGAGAAGTATAGCGTGTAA
- a CDS encoding 3-hydroxyacyl-CoA dehydrogenase/enoyl-CoA hydratase family protein, which yields MKQSIKRAAVLGSGVMGSGIAAHLANVGIPTIMLDIVPRELTKEEEQKGLTLEDAAVRNRMAAQSKKALTKQKPSPISSKKSLDLIEVGNMDDDMEKLADVDWIIEVVVENLDVKKKVFANVEKYRKKGTIVSSNTSGISVEDMSADCSEDFRKHFLGTHFFNPPRYLKLLEVIPTKNTQPQALEFMKTFGENVLGKGVVEAKDTPNFIANRIGTYGLLVTVREMLKGGYSVGEVDSVTGPMIGRPKSATFRTLDVVGLDTFIHVAKNVYDQVEGDEKEVFDVPAFMKQMQGKGWLGAKSGQGFFLKKKGKDGSTIYELNPETLEYEDRKKLNTAATEMAKQEKGLHSKLKAFVNAKGDRAGDLVWSVLKPVLIYSAELLGDIAEDIVSIDEAMKWGFGWEIGPFETWDAIGLKKSVERMQEEGERIPEWVQKMLEDGHESFYKQENGKVYYFEQGEYKEQQFNKKEIHLQNLKDVNGVIKKNTGASLIDLGDGVLGLEFHSKSNAIGLDIIQMVNFALEEVNKNYEGLVIGNQGKHYSVGANLAMMLMEAQDDNIFELDMVIRQFQNMGMNIKYSDKPVVAAPFNMAVGGGAEVALSAAAIQASPETYMGLVEFGVGLIPGGGGTKELYLKALRNLPEGINFDLTKVANDVFEKVAMAKVSTSAVEARENGFLNNQDSISTNPDHLLHDAKEKVLELAKAGYQAPKREKIPVVGDAGYGAMLLGAKSLRFGGYASDHDVKIAEKLAYVLSGGRIKEGTVIDEQVMLDLEREAFLSLIQEPLTQARMQHMLVKGKPLRN from the coding sequence ATGAAGCAATCTATCAAGCGCGCTGCGGTGCTTGGATCTGGCGTGATGGGGTCCGGTATTGCTGCACACTTGGCTAATGTAGGAATACCAACGATTATGCTTGATATTGTACCACGGGAGCTAACGAAAGAAGAGGAACAAAAGGGATTAACGCTCGAGGATGCTGCTGTACGTAACCGGATGGCGGCGCAAAGTAAAAAAGCACTTACCAAACAAAAGCCATCTCCCATTTCCTCAAAGAAAAGCCTTGATTTAATCGAGGTTGGTAATATGGACGATGATATGGAAAAACTTGCGGATGTGGACTGGATTATTGAAGTAGTTGTAGAAAACTTGGATGTAAAGAAAAAGGTGTTTGCTAATGTTGAAAAATACCGCAAAAAAGGAACAATTGTAAGTTCAAATACATCAGGAATTTCCGTCGAGGATATGAGTGCAGATTGTTCAGAGGATTTCAGGAAGCATTTTCTCGGAACACACTTTTTCAATCCGCCACGTTATTTAAAATTGCTTGAAGTTATTCCAACGAAAAATACGCAACCACAAGCGCTCGAATTTATGAAGACATTTGGTGAAAATGTATTAGGTAAAGGTGTCGTTGAAGCAAAAGACACACCAAATTTTATCGCAAATCGGATCGGAACATATGGTTTGCTTGTCACGGTAAGAGAAATGCTAAAAGGCGGTTACAGCGTTGGCGAAGTTGATTCTGTTACAGGCCCGATGATAGGCCGGCCGAAAAGTGCGACCTTTCGAACCTTGGATGTCGTCGGTTTAGATACGTTCATCCATGTAGCGAAAAACGTGTATGACCAAGTGGAAGGTGATGAAAAGGAGGTCTTTGATGTACCTGCTTTTATGAAGCAGATGCAGGGAAAAGGCTGGTTGGGCGCAAAAAGCGGTCAAGGGTTTTTCCTGAAAAAGAAAGGAAAAGATGGCAGTACAATCTATGAATTAAATCCGGAAACACTAGAATACGAGGATCGCAAAAAATTAAATACTGCTGCAACGGAAATGGCAAAACAGGAAAAAGGATTACACAGTAAATTGAAAGCGTTTGTAAACGCGAAGGGAGATAGGGCTGGAGACCTTGTATGGTCGGTACTGAAGCCTGTACTAATCTATTCAGCAGAACTATTAGGTGATATCGCTGAAGACATCGTTTCCATAGATGAGGCAATGAAATGGGGATTCGGCTGGGAGATTGGTCCGTTTGAAACATGGGACGCTATTGGTCTTAAGAAATCAGTGGAACGCATGCAGGAAGAAGGCGAGCGTATTCCTGAATGGGTACAAAAGATGCTTGAAGACGGCCATGAATCTTTTTATAAACAGGAGAATGGCAAGGTTTATTACTTTGAACAGGGCGAATATAAGGAGCAACAATTTAATAAAAAAGAGATTCATCTTCAAAATCTCAAAGATGTGAATGGTGTGATTAAAAAGAATACCGGTGCGAGTTTAATAGATTTAGGTGACGGGGTGTTAGGACTTGAATTTCATTCGAAAAGCAATGCGATCGGCCTCGACATTATTCAAATGGTAAACTTCGCGCTTGAAGAAGTGAATAAAAATTACGAAGGGCTTGTCATTGGAAATCAGGGTAAACACTACTCTGTTGGTGCAAACCTTGCCATGATGTTAATGGAAGCGCAGGATGACAACATCTTTGAATTGGATATGGTTATCCGCCAATTTCAAAACATGGGGATGAACATTAAGTATTCCGATAAACCCGTTGTGGCAGCACCGTTTAATATGGCTGTCGGGGGAGGAGCAGAAGTAGCCCTGTCGGCTGCAGCGATTCAAGCATCACCGGAGACATATATGGGTCTGGTTGAATTTGGTGTCGGGTTAATCCCTGGTGGCGGTGGAACGAAGGAACTTTATTTAAAAGCACTTCGCAACCTGCCTGAAGGTATAAATTTTGACCTGACGAAAGTAGCGAATGATGTATTTGAAAAGGTAGCTATGGCAAAAGTCTCAACATCAGCTGTTGAAGCGCGTGAAAATGGATTTTTAAACAACCAGGATAGCATAAGTACAAATCCGGATCATCTGCTGCATGATGCAAAGGAAAAGGTATTAGAATTGGCAAAAGCAGGCTATCAAGCGCCGAAGCGTGAAAAGATCCCTGTCGTAGGCGACGCAGGCTATGGGGCGATGCTTCTTGGGGCAAAATCATTGCGTTTTGGTGGATATGCATCTGATCATGACGTGAAAATTGCTGAAAAGTTAGCTTATGTTTTATCAGGCGGGCGCATTAAAGAAGGAACCGTCATTGATGAGCAGGTCATGCTTGATTTAGAGCGTGAAGCATTCCTGAGCTTAATCCAGGAACCACTGACCCAGGCTAGAATGCAGCATATGCTTGTAAAAGGAAAACCACTACGTAACTAA
- a CDS encoding acetyl-CoA C-acetyltransferase, with amino-acid sequence MKEAVIVAGARTPVGKANKGSLNNSRPDDLAALTIKETLKRAGNYDGNIDDVIIGNAMPEAEQGMNMARNIAGLAGLRNDVPGITINRYCSSGLQSIAFAAERIMIGASNSIIAGGAESMSLVPMGGHVIKPNPTLVQDAPGYYMEMGHTAEEVANRFNISRADQDAFAVQSHERAEKAIKEGRFDDEIVPVEVTNRVVGEKNKIEEKSFQFTTDEGVRPGTTTDVLAKLRPAFNIKGSVTAGNASQMSDGAASVLVMDREKAEAEGLTALVKFRSFAVAGVEPEIMGVGPVEAVPKALKIAGIDLSDVGLFELNEAFASQSVRVIEALGLDTNKVNVNGGAIALGHPLGMTGTKLTLSLIHEMKRRNEQYGVVTMCIGGGMGAAGVFELL; translated from the coding sequence GTGAAGGAAGCAGTAATTGTTGCAGGTGCAAGAACCCCTGTAGGAAAAGCAAATAAAGGATCACTCAACAATAGTCGACCAGACGATTTAGCAGCATTGACAATTAAAGAAACGCTGAAACGTGCAGGAAATTATGATGGGAATATTGATGATGTGATTATTGGAAACGCTATGCCGGAAGCAGAACAGGGCATGAATATGGCCCGAAATATCGCAGGGCTCGCTGGTCTAAGAAACGATGTACCGGGAATTACGATTAACCGCTACTGTTCATCAGGCTTACAAAGTATCGCCTTTGCAGCGGAACGAATCATGATTGGCGCCAGTAATTCGATCATTGCAGGCGGTGCAGAGTCAATGAGTCTCGTTCCAATGGGCGGTCATGTTATTAAACCGAATCCAACATTGGTTCAAGATGCGCCTGGATATTATATGGAAATGGGGCATACCGCAGAAGAGGTAGCGAATCGTTTTAATATTTCACGAGCAGACCAGGACGCGTTTGCAGTCCAAAGCCATGAGCGTGCAGAAAAAGCCATTAAAGAAGGGAGATTTGATGACGAAATAGTCCCGGTAGAAGTAACAAACCGTGTTGTCGGGGAGAAGAATAAAATTGAAGAAAAATCATTTCAATTTACAACTGATGAAGGGGTACGACCTGGTACAACCACAGATGTACTCGCAAAACTTCGCCCGGCTTTTAACATCAAAGGATCCGTTACTGCCGGAAACGCTTCGCAAATGAGTGATGGAGCAGCATCGGTTCTTGTAATGGACCGTGAAAAGGCAGAAGCAGAAGGGTTAACAGCCCTCGTCAAATTCCGTTCGTTTGCTGTAGCTGGTGTGGAACCGGAGATTATGGGAGTAGGGCCTGTTGAAGCTGTACCAAAAGCATTGAAAATAGCTGGTATTGATCTGTCAGACGTTGGCCTATTTGAATTAAATGAAGCATTTGCATCCCAATCTGTACGCGTCATTGAAGCATTGGGTCTGGATACAAACAAGGTAAATGTGAATGGTGGGGCAATTGCGCTTGGCCATCCACTTGGGATGACAGGGACAAAATTAACGTTAAGTCTTATCCATGAAATGAAGCGCCGCAATGAGCAATATGGTGTTGTTACGATGTGTATTGGCGGCGGGATGGGTGCCGCAGGGGTGTTCGAACTGTTGTAA
- a CDS encoding Fur family transcriptional regulator, with product MNVNEAVDLLKEKGYKTTGKRKDILAYFEEVNGYRTAKDLIQHMESRYEGISFDTVYRNLHLYDEIGILETTELNGEKQFRLNCTEHHHHHFICNDCGKTKEIEVCPMDEIENSLANYAIEGHKFEIYGLCPICQTQ from the coding sequence ATGAATGTAAATGAAGCAGTCGATCTTTTAAAAGAAAAGGGTTATAAAACAACAGGAAAACGAAAAGACATTTTAGCCTACTTTGAAGAAGTAAATGGTTATCGTACGGCTAAGGATTTAATTCAGCATATGGAATCCAGGTATGAAGGGATTAGTTTCGACACCGTTTATCGAAATCTCCATTTATATGATGAAATAGGTATATTGGAAACAACCGAATTAAATGGTGAAAAACAATTTCGGTTGAATTGTACCGAACATCACCATCATCATTTTATTTGTAATGATTGTGGAAAAACAAAAGAAATCGAAGTTTGTCCCATGGATGAAATAGAAAATTCACTTGCTAATTATGCGATTGAAGGGCATAAATTTGAAATCTATGGCCTGTGCCCCATTTGCCAAACACAGTAA
- the copZ gene encoding copper chaperone CopZ translates to MQTTLDVVGMTCGHCESAVKGALEELNGVTGVEVNIGTGKVDVTYDDAQVTIQDMRDAVEGQGYDVVV, encoded by the coding sequence ATGCAAACAACATTAGATGTGGTAGGAATGACATGCGGTCACTGTGAATCAGCAGTGAAAGGTGCATTGGAAGAATTAAATGGAGTAACCGGTGTAGAGGTAAATATAGGTACTGGAAAAGTAGATGTAACGTATGATGATGCACAGGTTACGATACAAGATATGCGCGACGCTGTTGAAGGTCAAGGCTATGATGTAGTAGTATAA